The segment CGCGCAGCGCCGCACGGCTCGCATCACTCGCTGCTCGTCCACTCGACGTTCGCGCCGACCGAACGCAGGTTCTCGACGAAATGCGGATGCGCGCGGCGGATCGGCAGCGCGTTCATGATTTCCGAGCGGCCCTCGATGCTCGCGGCAACCATCAGCAGCGCGATCGCGACGCGGATGATGTACGGGCTCTCGACGCGCGCCGGCGCGAGCTTCAGCCCGCCGAACGTAATCAGCCGGTGCGGATCGGACAGCAGCACGTGCGCGCCGAACTTCGACAGTTCACCCGACCAGCCGAGCGCGCCGTCGTAGACTTTGTTCCAGAACATCGCGCTGCCTTCGGCTTGCACGCCGAGCGCGATGAAGATCGGCAGCAGGTCGACCGGCAGGTACGGCCACGGTGCGGCCTCGATCTTGGTCAGGATGTTCTGCGTGAACGGCCGGCGCACGCGCAGCGGGCCGTCGCGCTCCGCGCGCGACCAGCCGTCGTGGTGCGTGACGTGCACGCCGAATTTCGCGAACGTGCGGTCGATCAGCGGGAAATGCTCGGGCACCGAGTTGCGCACGGCGATGTCGCCGCCCGTGATCGCGCCGAGCGCGAGGAAGGTCGCGATTTCGTGAAAGTCCTCGGCGAAGCGGAATTCGCCGCCGCCGAGCTTTCGCCCGCCGGTCACGCAGAGCCGCGACGTGCCGATGCCTTCGATGCCGACGCCGAGCATCGCGAGGAACTGCGAAAACTCCTGCACGT is part of the Burkholderia ubonensis subsp. mesacidophila genome and harbors:
- a CDS encoding UDP-N-acetylglucosamine 1-carboxyvinyltransferase, whose amino-acid sequence is MSNLIVHGGTPLRGDIQPSANKNAVLPILCATLLTDQPLRLVGVPDITDVRKILDIFRTLGSDVSIDFETGILELHHRNTTFDPAVHRLPEAMRSSIMLIPPLLARFGVARLENDVKGCTLGVREIDPHVEVFERFGAQIERTPDSLIVRSEGPLKANDHWLDYASVTTTENFALCATAAAGTSTLMNAASEPHVQEFSQFLAMLGVGIEGIGTSRLCVTGGRKLGGGEFRFAEDFHEIATFLALGAITGGDIAVRNSVPEHFPLIDRTFAKFGVHVTHHDGWSRAERDGPLRVRRPFTQNILTKIEAAPWPYLPVDLLPIFIALGVQAEGSAMFWNKVYDGALGWSGELSKFGAHVLLSDPHRLITFGGLKLAPARVESPYIIRVAIALLMVAASIEGRSEIMNALPIRRAHPHFVENLRSVGANVEWTSSE